A stretch of the Bremerella alba genome encodes the following:
- a CDS encoding 3'-5' exoribonuclease YhaM family protein, which produces MIQVDRLAALQHGQEADFFAQLFQKDLRLTRQGRPFYLLEFRDRTRNIAATIWEGSTHEAACRDEWTVGHFYKLRGTFQETIHGGKIEIKRLRPVEASDHESGFDPATCQPSSEADPQELFDRLLDLVDQEIDTPELNSLVTTILETNRERIEALPGAVHHHHAYAGGFLEHIFSVAQNVMYLLNAYRGQHPSLRDPITRQLTIAGALLHDIGKLEELDGEVANTAYTAHGELIGHIVLGRDLVRDSARDLGIDLSTEWLLRLEHLVLSHQGTSANGSPKPPMTWEANLIYWADELDGNIFRLAKACEQQDDGAPFVPKSNPFRRRIYRGDLPSHPDKSS; this is translated from the coding sequence GTGATTCAGGTCGATCGCTTAGCAGCGTTGCAGCACGGTCAAGAAGCCGATTTTTTCGCGCAATTATTTCAAAAGGACCTTCGCTTAACACGGCAAGGGCGCCCCTTTTATCTTCTCGAGTTTCGAGATCGTACCCGGAATATTGCGGCCACGATTTGGGAAGGATCGACTCATGAAGCGGCATGCCGTGACGAGTGGACCGTTGGGCACTTCTACAAGCTTCGAGGAACTTTTCAAGAGACGATTCACGGAGGAAAGATCGAGATAAAACGCCTTCGCCCGGTCGAAGCAAGCGACCACGAGAGCGGTTTCGATCCCGCGACCTGCCAGCCGTCGTCGGAAGCAGATCCCCAAGAACTCTTCGACCGTCTGTTGGATTTGGTCGATCAAGAGATCGATACGCCTGAGCTTAACTCCCTTGTAACGACCATTTTGGAAACCAACCGAGAACGAATCGAAGCCTTACCCGGCGCGGTGCATCATCATCATGCGTACGCCGGTGGGTTCCTTGAGCATATCTTCAGCGTGGCCCAAAATGTCATGTACTTGCTCAATGCCTACCGCGGCCAGCACCCTTCCCTGCGAGACCCTATCACGCGGCAGTTGACGATCGCAGGTGCCCTGCTGCACGACATCGGTAAACTAGAGGAATTAGACGGCGAAGTCGCCAACACGGCCTACACGGCACACGGCGAACTGATAGGACACATCGTGCTTGGACGTGACTTGGTACGAGATTCAGCTCGGGACCTTGGAATTGACCTGAGTACGGAGTGGCTACTTCGCTTGGAACATCTCGTTCTTAGTCACCAAGGAACATCCGCCAACGGAAGCCCGAAACCTCCGATGACCTGGGAAGCCAACTTAATATACTGGGCGGATGAACTCGACGGAAATATCTTTCGCCTAGCCAAAGCTTGTGAGCAACAGGATGACGGAGCCCCCTTCGTACCTAAGAGCAACCCATTCAGGCGGCGTATCTATCGGGGGGATTTGCCGTCGCATCCGGACAAATCGTCATAA
- a CDS encoding sensor domain-containing diguanylate cyclase, translated as MFLFLLLMIGANLLIGFCAAVRVRQLIQNQTSIVSVETAEIFLNEFENHSAAAPINNDSKPKLPQPEPEEVIPYEYLSVLEEEAVVANGLVEASAQVLRLEVGKYRARLVEIENKLRETWYQPTEDALHEIAEQLDVINIDWLEKQAEASQHLDSSQEGLGAYADIGTRLCDTLFEQTAQIETTLSNLQQIDFQDNLNDVCRKLVLEIARLIDLCHDLRDKMTETIVTVLRAEKRLATVDNGMKIDSLTGLNNRTGIECQLFQWWRDDIRRERALSVAAVDIDEFRKFNERLGTEVGDKIIASLGKYLADCIRTERGFEYAMRLEGQRFLLFFGDVGPRGATSAVERIRQTVDGTVFEFDGEELELHVSAGVTEAKQDDTVPKLFARAITALRTAKKNGRNRTFIDEGQGPQPIDPPTYKIRDKVIMIDK; from the coding sequence ATGTTTCTATTTCTTCTGCTGATGATCGGAGCGAATCTGTTGATCGGATTCTGCGCCGCCGTACGCGTTCGTCAATTGATTCAAAATCAAACATCGATCGTCAGTGTCGAGACCGCCGAGATTTTCCTCAACGAATTCGAGAACCATTCGGCTGCCGCCCCGATCAACAACGACTCCAAGCCCAAACTACCGCAGCCTGAACCCGAAGAAGTCATTCCTTACGAATACTTGTCGGTTCTTGAAGAAGAGGCAGTCGTCGCCAACGGCCTGGTCGAAGCGTCCGCTCAGGTCCTTCGTCTGGAAGTCGGCAAATATCGAGCTCGGCTCGTAGAAATAGAAAACAAGCTTCGCGAAACGTGGTATCAACCAACCGAAGATGCCCTTCACGAAATAGCCGAGCAGCTTGATGTCATTAATATCGACTGGCTCGAAAAACAAGCAGAAGCCTCTCAACATTTGGACAGCAGCCAGGAAGGGCTCGGGGCATATGCCGACATTGGAACCCGTCTCTGCGACACCCTGTTCGAGCAAACAGCCCAGATCGAAACGACACTCAGCAATTTGCAACAGATCGATTTCCAAGACAACCTGAACGATGTCTGTCGCAAGCTAGTATTGGAAATCGCTCGACTGATCGATCTCTGCCATGACCTGCGCGACAAGATGACTGAAACCATCGTGACAGTGCTCCGCGCAGAAAAACGTCTGGCCACGGTCGACAACGGAATGAAGATCGACTCGTTAACCGGATTGAACAACCGAACGGGAATTGAGTGCCAGCTGTTTCAGTGGTGGCGAGACGATATCCGTCGAGAACGCGCGCTAAGCGTTGCCGCCGTCGACATCGATGAGTTTCGCAAGTTCAACGAACGCCTGGGCACCGAGGTGGGCGACAAGATTATCGCCTCGCTGGGAAAATACCTCGCCGACTGTATCCGGACGGAACGCGGCTTCGAGTATGCGATGCGTCTAGAGGGTCAGCGATTCCTGCTCTTCTTCGGCGATGTCGGCCCCCGTGGTGCCACCAGCGCCGTCGAACGTATCCGCCAGACAGTGGACGGGACAGTCTTTGAGTTCGATGGCGAAGAACTCGAACTTCATGTCAGCGCCGGGGTTACGGAAGCCAAGCAGGACGACACTGTCCCCAAGCTGTTCGCGAGAGCAATCACTGCTTTGAGGACGGCGAAAAAGAATGGGCGTAATCGCACATTCATCGACGAGGGCCAGGGGCCGCAGCCGATCGATCCGCCGACCTATAAGATTCGCGATAAGGTCATTATGATCGACAAGTAA
- the prmC gene encoding peptide chain release factor N(5)-glutamine methyltransferase, with translation MSTAEPWTIGRLLNWTTEYLESKGSEEARLEAQLMLGHSLGCPKIQLYARFEEVVDEEKRAKFRELVKQRATGKPVAYVLGTSEFYSMEFLVTPDVLIPRPETEHLVIETLDLLKGRSKDETVCILDIGTGSGIIAVTIAKQISKASVLATDISEKALAVAKQNAEKHGVNERIEFATGDLFAAVPDGALFDVIVSNPPYIAQSERPLMDAHVIAHEPHDALFAEEEGTAILRRILEEATDYLKPGGWLLMEFSPMVAKRVTKIAEATGFYERISIGKDLAKLDRYLIAKKTA, from the coding sequence ATGTCGACTGCCGAACCATGGACGATTGGCCGTCTCTTGAACTGGACGACGGAGTACCTGGAATCGAAGGGAAGCGAAGAGGCACGGCTGGAAGCTCAGTTGATGCTTGGTCATTCGTTAGGGTGCCCCAAGATTCAGCTTTATGCCCGGTTCGAGGAAGTCGTTGACGAAGAAAAGCGTGCTAAGTTTCGCGAACTGGTCAAACAGCGAGCCACTGGTAAGCCGGTAGCTTACGTGCTCGGAACCAGTGAGTTCTACTCGATGGAATTCCTGGTCACGCCGGATGTTCTCATTCCGCGCCCCGAGACCGAGCACTTGGTGATCGAAACGCTCGATCTTCTTAAAGGGAGATCAAAAGATGAAACGGTATGCATTCTCGATATCGGAACCGGCAGCGGGATTATCGCTGTTACCATTGCCAAGCAAATTTCTAAGGCCAGCGTGCTAGCGACCGACATCAGTGAAAAAGCGTTGGCCGTCGCGAAGCAAAATGCTGAGAAACACGGCGTGAATGAGCGGATCGAGTTCGCCACCGGCGACCTGTTCGCAGCGGTACCGGACGGGGCCCTGTTCGATGTCATCGTCAGCAATCCGCCCTACATCGCTCAATCGGAACGGCCTCTAATGGATGCGCATGTCATCGCACACGAGCCGCATGATGCATTGTTCGCCGAGGAAGAAGGCACCGCCATCTTGCGAAGAATCTTGGAAGAGGCCACCGACTATCTGAAGCCCGGCGGATGGCTGCTGATGGAATTCAGCCCGATGGTTGCCAAGCGTGTTACCAAGATTGCCGAGGCGACTGGGTTTTACGAGCGGATTTCGATCGGCAAAGATCTGGCAAAGCTCGATCGCTACTTGATTGCAAAGAAGACCGCTTAG